GTAGCTTGTGGCAGGGTATCGGGGTCATTATTTCGTTTATACTCGCTGTAATCAGCCTTATTTTTACAACTGATCTCAGGGCCAAGGTTTTTAAATCTAAAAACAGTTTATTTGATTCCAAAGACATGCAACCTAAAGAGTTGCTCGATGGTCAAATTGTAACCCTGTTTGGTAAGGTCAAAGAAGAGGTTTTCGCTGGCCCCCCAAACTATGAATCAATCAATGACGGTGATCGTCCCCAGTTTTATTGGCTTTTGTACGTTAATGAACCTATCGCTATTTTTGGCAGATGCTTTGAGAGTCAAAAGCTTTCTGAATATGGTAACACTTGCTGCTTTCAGTTAGCTCTAAAAGAAGACTTTTATGACAACAGAAATGATATTTTAGACAAATTTGTAAAAGTAGATGGGCAAGTATTTCTAGGGCATACAGGCTGTCATAAAACTAAGGCGTTAATTGATGTCGCGAAAATTGAAGTTGTGACTTGAAATTACGGTGTTATCGAAGCTACCTGGATTTGATCAACAAGGCCGTATAGCATACAAATAAAGACAGAAGTGTTGGCACCCCGAGCAAACAAGTATTAGTAAAGGAAAGAAATGAAAAGTATAGTTTTTTTTAACAATAAGGGGGGAGTGGGGAAAACAACTCTCCTTTGCAACTTAGCAGCATATTTGTCCTCGAGAATGGCCAAAAAGATTCTTATCGTAGATGCAGATCCTCAATGCAATAGTACAACTTATATTTTGTCCGATGAACAACTTGATTCAATCTATGGTAAGTCGAGAAGAGATAGTATTGAGTCTTTTTTATCTCCAGTAAGGCGAGCAAAAGGGTATCTTCAAAAGAAGATAAAACCCATGAAATCAACAAGGTTTAAAGTCGATATTATTCCCGGCGACCCTAGGTTAGCACTTAGTGAAGACTTGTTAGCATCCGATTGGAAAGGTGCAACGTCAGGAGATCCTCGAGGCTTGCAAACAACACTGGTTTTTGAGCACTTAAAACAACAGTATGCGGAATACGATTACATATTTTTTGACGTTGGCCCATCCTTAGGGGCGATCAATCGTTCTGTATTAATTGCATCTGATTACTTCTTAATTCCAATGGCTGTAGATGTCTTTAGTTTGATGGCTTTGGAAAATATCAATTTATCACTTTCTAAGTGGAAAAAAGGTATAGAAGAAGGTCTAAAAAAATATGAGGAAGAAGAACAAGAGCCTTATGAAATATCTGACGAGGAATTCAAATGGAGCCTAAATTTTGCTGGGTATGTTATGCAGCAATACAAAGCTAAAACCGTAAGAGGGGAAAAGGTTCACGTTAAAGCATTCGAAAAAATATCTAGAGAAATTCCGACAAAAATAAAAAGAGAAATATGCTCAATTTCTGCTGTTAAGATGGAGGTTGAGGCTCTTTTTCTAGGTGAAATTGAGAATTTACATAGCTTAGTACCGATGTCACAAACGACAAATGCACCAATATTTGCATTGAAAGCTAAAGACGGGGTTGTTGGTGCACATTTCCAAAAAGTTCAGTACGCAGAAGAAGTATTTAAAAATATCGCTAATAATCTATTGGAGAATATTGGAGAAAACAATGATTAAGTGGCCGAAGGAAGTGGTTAGCGATATTAGCCGCCGTCGCTGTGTTATCTTCTTAGGCTCAGGTATTTCAATGAATAGTGTTAATGCTGTTGGAAGAAGGCCGAAGACTTGGCGGGCATTTCTTGAAAGTGCACTTGAAGAAATTAATCCTAAGGCTCATATAAAAAAACTTTTAAAAGAAAGTGATTACCTTACAGCTTGTGAAGTGATAAAAAGAGAGCTTGGAAAAGAGGACTTTACACGCATTGTTAGAGAAGAGTTTCTTACACCAGCCTATCAGCCAGCAGAGATTCATAAAAAAATATTCGCTTTGGACTCAAGAATAGTAGCGACGCCAAATTTCGATAAGATATATGAAACCTATGCAAATAGTGAAGCAAACGGCTCAATTGTCGTAAAACAACATTATGATACCGATGTGATTTCAAGTATCCGGGGTTCAGGGCGGCTTATTTTAAAAGTTCACGGTACGATAGACTCGCCTGAAAATTTGATATTCACTAGGGCTGAGTATGCTGAAGCTCGCACGAAATATGCTACATTTTATGAAGTTTTGGAGGCTTTGGCACTAACACATACTTTTGTTTTTCTAGGGTGTGGAGTTAATGACCCAGATATCAAACTTCTTCTCGAAGATACTCTCTTTAAACATAACAGTACTCGGTCTCACGTTATGCTGCTTCCCAAAAAAGCACTTCATAATTCAGTAATTGAAGTAATACAAGATACCATGAACCTAAATATAATTCAGTACTCTGATAAGGATAACCATAAGGAGTTACTTGAGTCCATTAAGGATCTAGTTCATTTGGTAGAAGTTGAAAGAGACGAGTTAAAAATGAACATGAACTGGTAAATTTCTTGGGTGGCGCTGCGCTCGAAAAAATTTTCATCTAAAAGTTGGAAAAGACCATTTTTTATTGTGACTCACCATAAACTATAAAGAGTTCGTTATGAGTCGTATTCATCTGGACAAAGATATTCAGCCGCTTTCTGAGTTTCGTGCTGGTGTTGCATCCTATATCAAGCAAATCAATGAGACGCGTCGTCCATTGGTAATCAAGCAGCATGGTAAAGGTGTTGCCGTTGTGCTTGATGTTGCCGAGTACGAAGCGATGCAAGAGAAAATTGAACTACTGGAAGAAATGCTTACAGCGGAGGCCCAGTTGGCTTCAGGTCTTGGCGTATCAAATGAGGATGCGCGTGCCCAAGTGCTAAGCCACAAAAAAAGCCCCTAAAAAGGGGCTTTGCTGTCCTGATTATCTATAAACCAAAACTACTCACTAAATAGCAGTTACCAAAACAACCACCTAAACAATCACCCCCGGAATTTCCTTACCAAACCCAAGGTCTACGCCACACGCTTTAGCTGCGGTGTGCAGTACATCGTGCTGGTTGTAGCCAGAGCCGATGTCGCTGACTACGCCCCGGTTGATGCGCGCGCCGCCGCCGGCGATCAGATAGGCGCAGGGGTTGGCAGAGTGTTTGTCTGCATGGCCCATGTCGGTGGTTTCTAGTACTACTGTGCTGTCTAAGATGCCGGCTGCTTTGAGTTTTTGAATCAAATAGGCGCTCAGGCTGCCCAGGTGGCTGCGCATTTCGGTGTAGTACGGGTAGTTTGGCTGGCCGTTACTGCCACCATGGATGGCGTTGTGATAGTGCCCCTGGAAGTTCAGCTCAGGAATACGGAACTCTGACTGGTGGTTACCAAAGGCCAGTGATACCGAGCTGGTCAGGTTACATTGCAAAGCTGCCACGGCAATGTCTGCTTGCAGCCTGGCCTGCTGGCTGAAGGTATCAAAGGTCAACGGGAACTCAGTGTCATCGGGGGCAATGCCACAGGAGGTGCCGCCAGAGAGCTCATCTAAACGTCGCTGGGTGTCTGCAATGGCATCGAGGTGATCATTCATGCGCTGTATTTCGTAGCCTGCGAGTCTGTTTTTAATCGCGTTGGCTGCCGACATATGCGCATTCATGATAGGTGTTTTACTGTTGCTGCCCTGGGCGCCGCCAAACACCATTTTATACACGGTGAAGGGGTTTTCCTGGAACGGCAAATGGTTACGGTTGTCTTTGGTTAAGTGACCCTGGCCATTACTGTGAACGCCTAAGTTCAGATAACGAAATGGCAGGTTCGGGCCCAGTGCATTACCCATAGTGACGTCGTAACTGTCACCGCCCCAGTTCTGGGCGAGCAGTACTGGCATTCGGCCATGGCCTGCATTGGAGTGGGCCATGTTGACCATAAAGTTACATTCGGTTTTGACCGACTCATAGCCTGCCGACATCACGCCCAATTGCATGGTTTCACCACTGCCCGTGGGGTTCCAAAGCGACGCAATAGAGCCGCCCGGAATATAAATAGACACGGTTTTGTTGGGCAGCCCGGCGTCCATGGCATCGGCATGTCGTGCGTAAAGCAACCCTGATACCAGCGGCGATGTGCGGATCAGGGCGGTCGAAATACCCGACGCCATAAACATTTTTAATAAGCTGCGGCGTGATATCGCCATGTTATTTAAATGCTCTTTTTTCATGTTACTAACCTCTTAATGTTGTGACCCGCATTACTCGCTTCTGGACCAGGCTTTGCGATAACGCACCGACTTGAGTGAACCAAATTTCTCCAGCATGGCTCTCGGGCTTTCCTGCATCATGGTGTTGGTCAGTGTGTCGATTTCACACATATAACCGACCTGCTCTGTCTGAGACAGGCGCTTGTCTTCTTCACTCGTCGGGTCGATTGAGTCATGACCCACACCCATTACGTAGCGGAACATTTGCTGTGGTAAGCAGCTTTGAGCAGAAGACAGGTCGGCTATCACGGCACCTAACTGTTTAGTGCCGTTGAATGGCACAAAGTCACTGACCTGAGCGTACTTCTCAGGGGCGTAGAGGGTGCCCGATGCATTGATCACATTGCCGTTGTTGTCTTGATTGCGGATGTTGCCCACCGCATCAAAGTCTTCCATACCAAAGCCCATCGGGTTGATGTACTTTTCGTGGCAACTTGAACAAGGCTGACCTTCCGTTAAGCTGTGGTACTTGAGTCGGTTGGTGGTCGTCGGGTCTTGTAACAAGTCAGACAGCTCGGCGAGCCTTTGCTCTCGAGCTTCAAAGGTACCGGCTGGCGGATCGGGCTGCTCCTGACATAACATACGACGGCGCACTCTGACCGAGCGTAAGATAGGGTGCGATTCATCTACTTCTGCCCAGCGCGACATAAACGCACCATTGGCTAAGATACCACCGCGTTGTGTGGTCTCAACTTTTTGCATTTCATCACCCGATACGCCAGGAATGTTGTAGTGGTTGGCTAGTAGCTGATTGACGAACGTGAAGTTGGCGGTATATAGCGAGCCAAATTTTTCGTCCGGCTGAGTCATGATGTAGGAGAAGGTTTCGTTGATCTCCGCTTTCATGGCAGGTACCAGATTGACAAAGCCCGGATAGTGGTCCTGATCTTTGCTGGCGACCTCTAAACTGCCTGTACCCAGCCAGCTGCCTACAAAATCACCCAACACGGGCTTAGCTTGCTCTGCCAGGCGGTTTGCATGGGCAATGATATGGGCTTCATCACGCAACTCATCACGTTCAGCGGCCTGCCACAGAAGCTGATCTGGCGTTGAACCGGTAAAGGTATAAGACAGGAAGGTGGCCATTTCCCATGAGGTCAGCTCAAAGGCGTCGTAATCCAGCTCCGAGTTATCCGGGTTCGCTTCGCCTAATTCATGACGATAAATAAACTGCGGCGAAGACAGCAAGCCTTCCAGTGCTAACTGCATGCCTGCTTCAACGTCGTTATTGTTGAAAAAGCCGGTTGCGATCAGTCGGTAACTGTCTGCCTCATCCAGCGTTAGCGGACGGCGGAATATCTGTGGTGCTAACTCATCAATTAAACGGTTGGCACAGTCTTCATTAATGGCTGCACAAGTTAAAGCAGTCGAATAGCCATTATCAGCCACCCATTGTGCGATTTCTTCGGCAACCAGCAGGTAGTTGCTGTAGTTAGAAGGCTGCACAGCGGCATGGGTATTGTTGATGAAAAAGCCCACCTGAGAATCCGGCGACAGGCCGTCTGATACTGCGAAATCAACACCCAGTAAGTCTTCTACTGTGTTTTGATATTCGGTTTGGGTCAGTATTTTCAGCTGTCGTGCACCGTATGCCACAGGCGCGACACCCACATCACAGGTGAGTGGCGCAGGCCACAGGGTTTGCAGGTAATCCGCGATATCCGTAGCACATTGCTCATCACAGGCTCCCGGCGCGCCATAAGGCATAGTCGCGGTGATCACATCAATCATGGCCTGTACATCACGTTCGGTATTAAGTGCAGGGAATGAACCCAGACCGCCGCCTTCAGAACCATGACAACCGGCACAGTTGGTTTTGTACAGTTCCATGCCACGGGCAATGGGGTCGGTTTCAGTGACTGTGACGCGCGCTATATTACTCGGCTGGGAGGGCACTGAGTTGCTCAGCGCAATCACCTTGTAATCAAACTCACCAGATTCCGGCAAACCCGACTCATAGTAACTGGCGTTAGAGGCAAGCGTTGCGGTGGTGTGCCAGCGGCCATCAAGCGATTTTAAACGCACCAGATAATTGGTTTCGTTATTGCTGTTGTCGTACCAGCTTAATTGCGCCTGAGCTTCGGCCGATAGGACACTGGCGCTGAGCTCCGAAGGTGCAGCCGGTTTAGCCGCCATATCAACAGGCTCAAAACTGTCTTGCTCGGCTGATAAAAACGTCAGGTTAAAGTAAACCGGTACGGTCTCACCAATGCCACTCAGGTTGGCGACTACTCGCAACGCCTCAATACCGTAGTCCATATCAAAGGTTTTACTATCGACTATCAAAGGCGTCAGCGTACTGACGTTAACATGGCCAGTTGCCAGCTTCACTACTAACACATCCAGGCTCATCTCTTGGTTTACGCCATGCAGGCTCATCTCACCTGTAACGGTTTGAACCGTCGGATTGCCCACTTCCAGCGTGCTCAGTAGCGCAGGGTCAATCTGAGTATTGAAGTACGCCGTTGGCAGTAATTCTGTTTCAAACAGTAAATCCATAACCCGGCTGTTTCTGATATCCACACCGGTAGACACGCTATTCAAATCGACTGCCAGGAGTATGCGCCCATCGGCATCAATACTGCCCGACAACGCAGGGGCTGCATTATCTTGCGATACAAACTGGTTCAGCTCTGCGACATGGTCTTTTTTGACCGATACATAGCTCAGAGAAGACTCAGTAGTGTCCAGCGCCCATAAGCCTGTTTCTGTGACAGCATCCGGGGGCGTAGTCGGGCCTGAGTTGCTACATACATCACCATTAAGGGTGATGGCAACGTCTTCGCTCAGGCCATTTTTACTGGCAACAAAACCTAGCCCAAATGACTGATTTGCATGGACGGTATGACCTTGTGAGGTGATGGTACACCCAGTGTCGTTACAGTCGAAATTGCCATTCCAGCCATTTTGCAGGGAGATGCCCTGGTTCCAGGTGAGTTCGAGAGACCAGTCGTTAATGCTCTGATCTGAGTCATTTGCAATGACTATCTCGGTTTTAAACCCATTGTTCCAGTTATCTGGAATGGTAAATGAACACTGTGCCGCCTGAGCAAACTGCGCACTCGCGATTAAACTCATGCAAACGGCAAATTTGGCGATAGCTGGCGCCCTTGAGCTGGCACGAGTAAAGGTAGAGAATCGTGTTAAGTTATTAAATATCATCTTCTTTCCCTCCTATTCCTGCGCTTCAAACACTAAGTTAAAGCTCACGGGAACCGCGTAACTGATCACAGATAAATTCGCCAGTGTTCTCAGTGTTTCTATGCCTGGCTCCAGGCCAAAGTCTGTCGCGTCCAGTACAACCGGCTTAAGGCTTTGCACCATGACTTTAGTGTGCGTAAGGCGGCGAACTGCCACGTCTGTAGTCACTTCGGCTATCACGCCTGTGAGATTCACAGTGGCGGTGACGGTCTGTTGTTCGGTGCTACCGATAGGCATGGCGGCCAGGGCTGCATAATCAACCGCAAGCAGCACTTCGGCTTCAGGGAACAAGCTGGTATCGAATAGGTGCTCCTTCATTCTGCCATCCCGGGTTTCGTTACCCGTATTGACGCTGGTCAGATCCAAAGTGAGCCTTGCTGCCCCTTGCATAGAAATACTGCCGCTGAGGTTTTCAAAGGTGTGTGCTTCAACCACGTGTTGTTTTTTGGTGGAGACAAAGTAAAGGCTGGAGCTTTGTGGGTTTAACTCAAATGGTCCGGTGATGGGGGCCACATCCGGCTCTTCGACCTGAATACTGATGGGCTGGCTGACCGTGGTATTGACCCCGTCATTGACCGATAGTTTGACCGTAAATGTACCTGTTTGATCGAAAACATAAGCAGGGTTTGGCTCGCTTGATGTATTACCGTTACCAAAATCCCAGCTGTACGTCAGGGCATCCCCGTCTGGATCGGAAGAGTCATTGCCATCAAAGTTTACCGTTAAAGGACGCTGGCCGTTTGTCACAGAAGCCGATGCAATAGCTGAGGGGGCACGATTAATATTGCCGTCTACCGAGCATAACCCGCCCAGTGAAGGCGTTGTTGGTGTGTCATTTTCTTGTGCCTTTTGGGCATTGAAACCAAAGTTCAAACTCTGACCCGGATTGATGGTGCCGTTGTAGTTTTCGTTGACGATCTCATACGGGTTATTGCCACTGTGATTGCCATGCCAGACGCCAGTCAGTCTAGTGTTGTCGGCAAATTCCATCAGTACTTTCCAGCCTGAAATGGCCACGCTCTCTGTATTGGTGATAGTGACCTTGCCGCGAAAGCCGGAGATCCACTCTTGCTCCACTTCAAACAGACAGTGTGCTGATTCTGGCTGCGCTTCTTCAATAGAGAGCGCAATCGGTGCCGCCTGGTAGTCATTGGTGCCGTCGTTGATGGTTAATGACACCTGATAATCACCCGCCTGCTTAAAAGTATGTTGTGGGTTCATTTCATCTGAGTTTTGGCCGTTACCAAAATCCCACAGGTAGCTCAGGTTGTCCGATGCTGAGTTAGCTATTTCACTGTTGAACTGGATAGTTGCAGGTGCTGTGGCCCGAGTGTCAGACGCCGTAATGGCAACACTGACTTCGTTATTGTCATCCTGCCCGCCGCTCTCACAAATGCCAGATAAGCTCGGCGTAACCGCGGCTTGTCCGGCACTTTTCTGCACGTTGAAGCCAAAAGTCTTGGATGAATTTGGATTAATCTTGCGATTCCAGCTGAGGTTCTCAAATTGGTAGGGGTTGCTACCGCCCAGTTGAGCGCGCCAGGCGTTATTGATGGACTCACCCTGATTAAACTCTAATCCGACTGACCAGCCATCAATAGCGACATCGGTGTTGTTATACACGGTGACTTCTGCGGTATAACCGCTTTGCCATTCGTTCTTCACTTTGAACTCGCATTGCGCAGCAAAGCCGTGTATGGAGTGCCCCAAAGCCAGTAAGCAGAGACTGGTTTTTAAAAACCGGTGCTGCCTGGTGTTGTATTTACGTTGTCTCATGAAAGTTCCCCGAAACATTGCCATTTGACATGTTAATTCCCTGCTGCTCTTCGCGGGTTAAGCGTTGACCAGAGCTAACAGGCTGCAATAGCAAGAGCAAGTTCAGGTATGAGGAGAGACCAAAAGAGGGAGGTATGACAGCTCATGCCATTGGCGTGAATACCAATATGCTTCGCAATGCGCATACAAAACAACAGTATGCACATTACGCTTCATTTATACTCATTGGCATTCAGCAACCCCGCTATCTTAGTACGCACCTTAGACCGGAAGCTTTGCGTCCCTTCCTTTCGAAAGGTTTGCTATTTTAAGCCTGTCTGAGGAAGGTAGCCCAAAATTGCAATAATCACAAAGCCCACACATCAACTTTCACATTATTTGCACATTTCACCTGAAATAAGGCCAAAAGGCTGTTTGAAATTTGTTCCTGGCCATTATGAAGTCCTTAAAATTTAATGATTTATGCTCAATTTTTGAAATGTGCACAATGTGGCTCAATTGTGCAAAGGGGTAGGGAGTGTGTCCTGAATTTGATTCTGTTTTGGTATATTTTTGTTTGTGATTAATGGACATCCTTTCCATATATCGAATGGGTGATTCTGGTATATTGCCTTTATTAGGGATGTTACGTCAGGCGTACAGGGTCGGCTCCGCCAGGTTTATAGGGTAATATTTGGTCAAGCAGTGAGTGAGGTGTGCTCAGTCACTGACAAGTACGTTGTTTTATTTAAGACGCGATGGTGATAAACGATCATTAACAGGTTTTCCGGAGATATGTTTTGAAGCAAAAAAGCAGACAGTTGTTACATGTGTTTGTCGTGGCATTGGGACTGATTTTTTCAATAATATACAAAGCAACAACTAGTGAAAATGAGCATGTCAGGCTTGAAGAGGATGTTTCTAAGTTGCTCCTTAAAGATGGAGATAAAGCCAAATTACTCTATTTTTATGAATCAACTGACGTGACTTCATTAGATATTGGCGTTGAAGGCTTTAGCCGAAGTGACGCATTATTTGAAGAAAAGAAAAACCAGTACAAAGTAAAGACGCTGAACTTTGTCTGTTCGAACAATGTACTAAAGAAATACTTAGACGCTGGGGCTAAAATTATTATTGACCTGACGGTTGGTGAAAACCTCGCCGATATAATAGCTAACTTACATGTCACATCAGCTCGCTGTAGCAGGTTAGGGTTGTAGGATAAATCAGCATCAGAATATAAGTAACAGACACCAGTGCAAAGATTTTTCAGCTGGTTTTGGCGCTACTACGAGTA
The window above is part of the Pseudoalteromonas rubra genome. Proteins encoded here:
- a CDS encoding cellulose binding domain-containing protein — protein: MRQRKYNTRQHRFLKTSLCLLALGHSIHGFAAQCEFKVKNEWQSGYTAEVTVYNNTDVAIDGWSVGLEFNQGESINNAWRAQLGGSNPYQFENLSWNRKINPNSSKTFGFNVQKSAGQAAVTPSLSGICESGGQDDNNEVSVAITASDTRATAPATIQFNSEIANSASDNLSYLWDFGNGQNSDEMNPQHTFKQAGDYQVSLTINDGTNDYQAAPIALSIEEAQPESAHCLFEVEQEWISGFRGKVTITNTESVAISGWKVLMEFADNTRLTGVWHGNHSGNNPYEIVNENYNGTINPGQSLNFGFNAQKAQENDTPTTPSLGGLCSVDGNINRAPSAIASASVTNGQRPLTVNFDGNDSSDPDGDALTYSWDFGNGNTSSEPNPAYVFDQTGTFTVKLSVNDGVNTTVSQPISIQVEEPDVAPITGPFELNPQSSSLYFVSTKKQHVVEAHTFENLSGSISMQGAARLTLDLTSVNTGNETRDGRMKEHLFDTSLFPEAEVLLAVDYAALAAMPIGSTEQQTVTATVNLTGVIAEVTTDVAVRRLTHTKVMVQSLKPVVLDATDFGLEPGIETLRTLANLSVISYAVPVSFNLVFEAQE
- a CDS encoding DUF4431 domain-containing protein; the protein is MSDFLSSSLWQGIGVIISFILAVISLIFTTDLRAKVFKSKNSLFDSKDMQPKELLDGQIVTLFGKVKEEVFAGPPNYESINDGDRPQFYWLLYVNEPIAIFGRCFESQKLSEYGNTCCFQLALKEDFYDNRNDILDKFVKVDGQVFLGHTGCHKTKALIDVAKIEVVT
- a CDS encoding ParA family protein, whose product is MKSIVFFNNKGGVGKTTLLCNLAAYLSSRMAKKILIVDADPQCNSTTYILSDEQLDSIYGKSRRDSIESFLSPVRRAKGYLQKKIKPMKSTRFKVDIIPGDPRLALSEDLLASDWKGATSGDPRGLQTTLVFEHLKQQYAEYDYIFFDVGPSLGAINRSVLIASDYFLIPMAVDVFSLMALENINLSLSKWKKGIEEGLKKYEEEEQEPYEISDEEFKWSLNFAGYVMQQYKAKTVRGEKVHVKAFEKISREIPTKIKREICSISAVKMEVEALFLGEIENLHSLVPMSQTTNAPIFALKAKDGVVGAHFQKVQYAEEVFKNIANNLLENIGENND
- a CDS encoding DUF1592 domain-containing protein, whose amino-acid sequence is MIFNNLTRFSTFTRASSRAPAIAKFAVCMSLIASAQFAQAAQCSFTIPDNWNNGFKTEIVIANDSDQSINDWSLELTWNQGISLQNGWNGNFDCNDTGCTITSQGHTVHANQSFGLGFVASKNGLSEDVAITLNGDVCSNSGPTTPPDAVTETGLWALDTTESSLSYVSVKKDHVAELNQFVSQDNAAPALSGSIDADGRILLAVDLNSVSTGVDIRNSRVMDLLFETELLPTAYFNTQIDPALLSTLEVGNPTVQTVTGEMSLHGVNQEMSLDVLVVKLATGHVNVSTLTPLIVDSKTFDMDYGIEALRVVANLSGIGETVPVYFNLTFLSAEQDSFEPVDMAAKPAAPSELSASVLSAEAQAQLSWYDNSNNETNYLVRLKSLDGRWHTTATLASNASYYESGLPESGEFDYKVIALSNSVPSQPSNIARVTVTETDPIARGMELYKTNCAGCHGSEGGGLGSFPALNTERDVQAMIDVITATMPYGAPGACDEQCATDIADYLQTLWPAPLTCDVGVAPVAYGARQLKILTQTEYQNTVEDLLGVDFAVSDGLSPDSQVGFFINNTHAAVQPSNYSNYLLVAEEIAQWVADNGYSTALTCAAINEDCANRLIDELAPQIFRRPLTLDEADSYRLIATGFFNNNDVEAGMQLALEGLLSSPQFIYRHELGEANPDNSELDYDAFELTSWEMATFLSYTFTGSTPDQLLWQAAERDELRDEAHIIAHANRLAEQAKPVLGDFVGSWLGTGSLEVASKDQDHYPGFVNLVPAMKAEINETFSYIMTQPDEKFGSLYTANFTFVNQLLANHYNIPGVSGDEMQKVETTQRGGILANGAFMSRWAEVDESHPILRSVRVRRRMLCQEQPDPPAGTFEAREQRLAELSDLLQDPTTTNRLKYHSLTEGQPCSSCHEKYINPMGFGMEDFDAVGNIRNQDNNGNVINASGTLYAPEKYAQVSDFVPFNGTKQLGAVIADLSSAQSCLPQQMFRYVMGVGHDSIDPTSEEDKRLSQTEQVGYMCEIDTLTNTMMQESPRAMLEKFGSLKSVRYRKAWSRSE
- a CDS encoding DUF1552 domain-containing protein — protein: MKKEHLNNMAISRRSLLKMFMASGISTALIRTSPLVSGLLYARHADAMDAGLPNKTVSIYIPGGSIASLWNPTGSGETMQLGVMSAGYESVKTECNFMVNMAHSNAGHGRMPVLLAQNWGGDSYDVTMGNALGPNLPFRYLNLGVHSNGQGHLTKDNRNHLPFQENPFTVYKMVFGGAQGSNSKTPIMNAHMSAANAIKNRLAGYEIQRMNDHLDAIADTQRRLDELSGGTSCGIAPDDTEFPLTFDTFSQQARLQADIAVAALQCNLTSSVSLAFGNHQSEFRIPELNFQGHYHNAIHGGSNGQPNYPYYTEMRSHLGSLSAYLIQKLKAAGILDSTVVLETTDMGHADKHSANPCAYLIAGGGARINRGVVSDIGSGYNQHDVLHTAAKACGVDLGFGKEIPGVIV
- a CDS encoding SIR2 family protein, with the translated sequence MIKWPKEVVSDISRRRCVIFLGSGISMNSVNAVGRRPKTWRAFLESALEEINPKAHIKKLLKESDYLTACEVIKRELGKEDFTRIVREEFLTPAYQPAEIHKKIFALDSRIVATPNFDKIYETYANSEANGSIVVKQHYDTDVISSIRGSGRLILKVHGTIDSPENLIFTRAEYAEARTKYATFYEVLEALALTHTFVFLGCGVNDPDIKLLLEDTLFKHNSTRSHVMLLPKKALHNSVIEVIQDTMNLNIIQYSDKDNHKELLESIKDLVHLVEVERDELKMNMNW
- a CDS encoding type II toxin-antitoxin system Phd/YefM family antitoxin, yielding MSRIHLDKDIQPLSEFRAGVASYIKQINETRRPLVIKQHGKGVAVVLDVAEYEAMQEKIELLEEMLTAEAQLASGLGVSNEDARAQVLSHKKSP